Proteins encoded in a region of the Streptomyces sp. NBC_00310 genome:
- a CDS encoding sensor histidine kinase, with amino-acid sequence MIRTVVRDVPRTVAYLLSGVLVGVVLMVVLLVLGTVGLVLTPLLVGLPLLALAVLSGGPVGALERRRLLLAAPGPALPDPHATPAEPGLAAWARLRLTERATWRELAYTGLLGFVLWPLDAAVLFGALGMPGALIGAPAQLAMTSAASGDARIAKLWLIDSYDQALLCTVLGVIVLLALLTPLVLYARARAALARLLLAPNEAEAERRLAEVTRSRARLVAAFEAERRRIERDLHDGAQQRLVALSMTLGLARLDAPPELADRLAAAHREADRVLGELRELIHGVHPQVLADYGLPDALADAADRSAVPVELDVDLPRFAESVESAAYFAVREALANIGRHSGAERAWVGGRYTGGRLRVEVRDDGTGGADPARGTGLTGLADRLAVLDGTLSVHSPAGGPTVLSLEIPCPQR; translated from the coding sequence ATGATCCGAACGGTCGTACGGGATGTGCCGCGCACGGTGGCGTACCTGCTGAGCGGTGTGCTGGTCGGCGTGGTCCTGATGGTCGTGCTCCTGGTCCTGGGCACCGTCGGCCTCGTGCTCACCCCCCTCCTCGTAGGCCTGCCGCTGCTCGCCCTGGCCGTTCTCTCCGGCGGACCCGTCGGCGCCCTGGAACGCCGGCGGCTGCTCCTCGCCGCCCCGGGCCCGGCGCTGCCCGACCCGCACGCCACCCCGGCCGAGCCTGGTCTCGCCGCCTGGGCCCGGCTGCGGCTGACCGAGCGGGCGACCTGGCGGGAGTTGGCGTACACGGGGCTCCTCGGGTTCGTGCTGTGGCCGCTGGACGCGGCCGTGCTGTTCGGGGCGTTGGGCATGCCGGGCGCGTTGATCGGGGCGCCCGCGCAGCTGGCGATGACGAGCGCTGCCAGCGGTGACGCGCGGATCGCCAAGCTCTGGCTGATCGACTCCTACGACCAGGCCCTGCTGTGCACGGTCCTCGGTGTCATCGTCCTCCTCGCGCTGCTCACGCCGCTCGTCCTGTACGCGCGCGCCCGTGCCGCCCTGGCCCGGCTGCTGCTCGCGCCGAACGAGGCGGAGGCGGAGCGGCGGCTCGCCGAGGTGACACGGTCGCGGGCCCGGCTGGTGGCGGCCTTCGAGGCGGAGCGGCGGCGGATCGAACGCGATCTGCACGACGGAGCACAGCAACGCCTCGTGGCCCTGAGCATGACCCTGGGCCTGGCCCGGCTCGACGCCCCGCCCGAACTGGCCGACCGGCTCGCCGCCGCCCACCGGGAGGCCGACCGGGTCCTGGGCGAACTGCGGGAGTTGATCCACGGCGTCCATCCCCAGGTCCTCGCCGACTACGGCCTGCCGGACGCCCTCGCCGACGCGGCCGACCGGTCCGCCGTACCCGTGGAACTGGACGTCGACCTCCCGCGGTTCGCCGAGTCCGTGGAGTCCGCCGCGTACTTCGCGGTCCGGGAGGCGCTCGCCAACATCGGCAGGCACAGCGGGGCGGAGCGGGCCTGGGTCGGCGGGCGGTACACGGGCGGGCGGCTGCGGGTGGAGGTGCGGGACGACGGGACGGGCGGCGCCGACCCCGCGCGGGGCACGGGCCTCACCGGACTCGCCGACCGGCTCGCCGTGCTCGATGGGACACTGTCCGTCCACAGCCCGGCCGGCGGCCCGACCGTCCTGTCCCTGGAGATCCCGTGCCCGCAGCGCTGA